A DNA window from Eikenella exigua contains the following coding sequences:
- a CDS encoding TIGR02594 family protein, translating into MTELPWIDEARKYIGMHERDARGLKTIPMWVRALKGWWSDTKTPWCGTFVGHCLQAAGRDIAKEWYRAKSWAKGATRLAKPAYGCIVVFERQGGGHVGFVVGQDRQGNLMVLGGNQGDAVNIKPFAKSRVIAYLWPNKGGKPAYPAEGRYTLPLLQSDGKLSRNEA; encoded by the coding sequence ATGACAGAATTGCCGTGGATTGACGAAGCAAGAAAATACATCGGTATGCACGAACGGGATGCCCGCGGCTTAAAAACCATCCCTATGTGGGTACGGGCTTTGAAAGGCTGGTGGAGCGATACCAAAACGCCGTGGTGCGGAACGTTTGTCGGCCACTGTCTGCAGGCAGCCGGCAGGGATATTGCAAAAGAATGGTATCGGGCGAAATCCTGGGCAAAAGGCGCAACCCGTTTGGCGAAGCCGGCCTACGGCTGCATCGTGGTATTCGAGCGGCAGGGCGGCGGGCATGTGGGCTTTGTGGTCGGGCAGGACAGGCAGGGCAACCTGATGGTATTGGGCGGCAACCAGGGCGACGCGGTCAATATCAAACCGTTTGCCAAGAGCCGCGTGATTGCCTACCTGTGGCCGAACAAAGGCGGCAAACCCGCTTATCCCGCAGAAGGGCGCTATACGCTGCCGCTGTTGCAGAGCGACGGGAAGCTGAGCAGAAACGAGGCGTAA